One window of the Nicotiana tabacum cultivar K326 chromosome 4, ASM71507v2, whole genome shotgun sequence genome contains the following:
- the LOC107770317 gene encoding rust resistance kinase Lr10-like, with product MMFARRRLWIATFLLLVICTTIVKAQITTRCTSSCSDIHIRFPFRLRADPQNCGDSRFQLDCQNNRTVISLESRKYNVLEINYDKFLIRAIDPGLVNQTSNCTSFPNYFTTNVPSTSPFDYFAPNIPIIYVNCLATVDSSRYVKTTFCGSQNKTSFFNSSQSHSYVAIGEDMSITDLAENCSMEIVAWASARGLSGDNTTLSSIQDALRYGFELSWKRTFLCRECEASKGNCFAEGDGYSCNHRCYDDTGMDLPLPCSIHYYGVLTILYGGIVLISLLSFRFLCGFIFLIALIVYKWRRRHISMYQSIEDFLQTQSNLVPIKYSYSEIKKMTNKFREKLGEGAYGTVFKGKLRSAPFVAVKMMHNSMTSGQEFISEVSTIGRIHHVNVVQLIGFCVEGSKRALVYEFMPNGSLDKYIFPQEGIVSLSYKQMFDISLGVACGIDYLHRGCDMQILHFDIKPHNILLDENFNPKISDFGLAKLYPTDDSIVSVTAARGTVGYMAPELFYKNIGGVSYKADVYSYGMLLMEMAGRRKNMNPLADHLSQIYFPRWVYDQFNEGNDIEMQNTNEEDRRMVKKMMIAALWCIQMKPADRPAMNKVVEMLEGDVELLLMPPRPFISPREIAGDVIETITISTEI from the exons ATGATGTTTGCAAGAAGACGGCTGTGGATTGCTACGTTTCTACTGCTTGTGATTTGCACGACTATAGTCAAAGCCCAAATCACAACTCGGTGTACTTCTTCTTGTAGTGATATTCATATAAGGTTTCCTTTTCGGTTAAGAGCTGATCCCCAAAATTGCGGAGATTCAAGGTTCCAGCTTGATTGCCAGAATAATCGTACTGTCATAAGTTTGGAGTCAAGGAAATATAACGTGCTGGAAATCAACTATGACAAATTCTTAATCAGAGCAATTGACCCTGGTTTGGTGAATCAGACCTCGAACTGCACTTCTTTTCCCAATTACTTCACCACAAATGTTCCTAGCACCTCACCTTTTGATTATTTTGCTCCCAACATTCCCATTATATATGTCAATTGCTTAGCCACCGTAGATTCTTCGCGCTACGTGAAGACTACTTTCTGTGGTTCACAGAACAAGActtctttctttaattcttcacaAAGTCATAGTTATGTGGCCATAGGAGAGGACATGTCGATTACGGATTTGGCTGAGAATTGCAGCATGGAAATAGTGGCCTGGGCGTCTGCTCGTGGGCTTTCGGGTGACAATACTACTCTATCGAGCATTCAGGATGCCCTGAGGTATGGGTTTGAGCTTTCTTGGAAGCGTACCTTCTTGTGTAGAGAATGTGAAGCGAGTAAAGGCAACTGTTTTGCTGAAGGCGACGGCTATAGTTGCAACCACCGCTGCTATGATGAcactgggatggatcttcccctccCTT GTAGCATCCACTACTATGGTG TTCTTACGATATTGTACGGCGGAATAGTTCTAA TTTCACTTCTGTCGTTCCGGTTTCTTTGTGGATTCATTTTCCTGATTGCACTAATCGTGTATAAATGGAGAAGACGACACATATCTATGTATCAATCAATTGAAGACTTCCTGCAAACGCAGAGCAACCTTGTGCCAATTAAGTACTCCTATTCTGAGATTAAGAAGATGACTAATAAATTCAGGGAAAAACTTGGCGAAGGAGCCTATGGAACTGTCTTCAAAGGAAAGCTACGCAGTGCTCCTTTTGTGGCAGTGAAGATGATGCACAACTCTATGACTAGTGGGCAAGAATTTATCAGTGAAGTTTCCACAATTGGAAGGATTCACCATGTTAATGTTGTGCAGCTCATTGGATTCTGTGTTGAGGGCTCAAAACGTGCTTTGGTATACGAGTTCATGCCTAATGGTTCCTTGGACAAGTACATATTTCCGCAAGAAGGAATTGTTTCCTTGAGTTACAAACAAATGTTCGATATATCTCTAGGAGTTGCCTGTGGGATAGACTACCTACATCGGGGTTGTGACATGCAGATCTTACATTTTGATATAAAGCCTCACAACATTCTTCTGGATGAAAATTTCAACCCAAAAATATCCGACTTTGGGCTTGCAAAATTGTACCCAACAGATGATAGTATAGTGAGTGTAACTGCAGCAAGAGGGACAGTGGGTTACATGGCTCCAGAGTTGTTCTATAAAAATATTGGAGGAGTGTCGTACAAAGCCGATGTATATAGTTATGGTATGTTGTTGATGGAAATGGCAGGCAGAAGGAAGAACATGAACCCATTGGCGGATCATTTAAGCCAAATTTACTTTCCTAGGTGGGTATACGACCAATTTAATGAAGGAAATGATATAGAGATGCAGAATACGAACGAGGAAGATAGGAGGatggtaaagaaaatgatgatcgCAGCTTTGTGGTGCATACAGATGAAGCCTGCTGATCGTCCTGCAATGAACAAAGTTGTTGAAATGCTTGAAGGAGACGTCGAACTCCTACTGATGCCCCCTAGACCTTTCATATCTCCTCGTGAGATTGCTGGGGATGTTATTGagacaataacaatatcaactgAAATCTAG